A single window of Bradyrhizobium daqingense DNA harbors:
- a CDS encoding VOC family protein, with amino-acid sequence MAKKLPVPVPRLTVITLGVSDIRASIAFYDALGFSRRLKATGDAVAFYDTGGPVLALFPWDQLAADATLPDKPRPQAFRGMTLAWNCATREEVDTVLAFAVSKGARLLKAAGETDYGGYCGYFADPDGHVWEAVVAPGIEVGEDRRVHLAA; translated from the coding sequence ATGGCCAAGAAACTCCCCGTGCCGGTGCCGCGGCTCACCGTCATCACGTTAGGTGTGAGCGACATCCGCGCCAGCATCGCTTTTTACGACGCGCTCGGTTTTTCACGCCGGCTGAAGGCAACCGGTGACGCCGTCGCCTTCTACGATACCGGCGGCCCGGTGCTTGCCCTGTTTCCCTGGGATCAGCTTGCGGCCGATGCCACCTTGCCGGACAAGCCGCGGCCGCAGGCCTTCCGCGGCATGACGCTCGCCTGGAATTGCGCAACGCGCGAGGAGGTCGACACCGTGTTGGCCTTCGCGGTCAGCAAGGGAGCGAGGCTGCTGAAGGCCGCGGGTGAGACCGATTACGGCGGCTATTGCGGCTATTTTGCCGATCCGGACGGCCATGTCTGGGAGGCCGTGGTCGCTCCCGGCATCGAGGTCGGTGAAGACCGACGGGTGCATCTGGCGGCGTAG
- a CDS encoding ribonuclease HII, whose translation MIRDKSAKKPARGAPEKGTPAKDATPGKAAKAPAGKKGIIAIAPPSFRRERALIKRGVWPVAGCDEAGRGPLAGPVVAAAVILDPDRIPRGIDDSKRLTAEEREKLFDKICATAQVSVAVASPSRIDRDNILRASLWALKRAVVALPEQPRHVFVDGRDRLDTECDCEAVIGGDGIVSSIAAASIVAKVTRDRLMCALAQDCPGYGFEQHKGYAVPEHLDALDRLGPSIHHRSFFAPVAAARAKHMPWTVEPVQDLFTVTEVEVQVEAAVEINATANL comes from the coding sequence ATGATTCGGGACAAGTCTGCCAAGAAGCCGGCCAGGGGTGCGCCAGAGAAGGGCACACCAGCGAAGGATGCTACGCCCGGCAAGGCGGCCAAAGCTCCTGCCGGCAAGAAGGGCATCATCGCCATCGCGCCGCCGAGCTTCCGCCGCGAGCGCGCGCTGATCAAGCGCGGCGTCTGGCCGGTCGCCGGTTGCGACGAGGCCGGCCGCGGCCCGCTCGCCGGCCCCGTGGTGGCGGCGGCGGTGATCCTCGATCCCGACCGTATCCCGCGCGGCATCGACGATTCCAAGCGGCTGACCGCCGAGGAGCGCGAAAAATTGTTCGACAAGATCTGCGCCACCGCGCAGGTCTCTGTCGCCGTCGCCTCGCCCTCGCGAATAGACCGCGACAATATCCTGCGTGCCTCGTTGTGGGCGCTCAAGCGCGCGGTGGTGGCTTTGCCCGAACAGCCCCGGCACGTGTTCGTCGACGGCCGCGATCGGCTCGATACCGAATGCGACTGCGAGGCGGTGATCGGCGGCGACGGCATCGTGTCGTCGATCGCGGCGGCATCCATCGTCGCCAAGGTCACCCGCGACCGTCTGATGTGCGCGCTGGCACAGGACTGCCCCGGCTACGGCTTCGAGCAACACAAGGGCTACGCCGTCCCCGAGCATCTCGACGCCCTCGACCGTCTCGGCCCCTCCATCCACCACCGCAGCTTCTTCGCCCCCGTCGCCGCCGCTCGCGCCAAGCACATGCCGTGGACGGTCGAGCCGGTGCAGGACCTGTTCACGGTGACCGAGGTCGAGGTGCAGGTGGAGGCGGCCGTGGAGATCAACGCGACGGCAAATCTCTAG
- a CDS encoding RMD1 family protein, whose amino-acid sequence MNADHLAASAAAATPKQDAAPTLRIRALMLGDRINASGLELGTLVSSTPAAFRVHAGLVVVFRYGVVVLIGLLPSEEKVVIDSLKPRVIGELSPSEEETAQAQLCKDENAEAIQPGGPICLAKFTDDRLLLVADALAKSTSLARDERRVAAVFDVIEPFARELAENGRTPRRRKGILQLIGNALLVQQRVAGRVAVAEKPDVLWEKPELDRLYARLEDEYELKERLDTLERKLTAVSETANALTDIIDTQRSLRLEIAVVVLILIEVAMGSFQLWSGMPH is encoded by the coding sequence ATGAACGCCGATCACCTTGCCGCCAGCGCCGCGGCCGCAACGCCGAAGCAGGACGCTGCGCCAACGTTGCGGATTCGCGCGCTGATGCTCGGCGACCGCATCAACGCTTCCGGCCTCGAGCTCGGCACGTTGGTGTCCTCGACGCCGGCCGCCTTCCGCGTCCATGCCGGTCTCGTCGTGGTCTTCCGCTACGGCGTCGTGGTGCTGATCGGTCTTTTGCCTTCGGAGGAGAAGGTCGTGATCGACAGTCTGAAGCCGCGCGTGATCGGCGAGCTCAGCCCCTCTGAGGAGGAGACCGCGCAGGCGCAGCTGTGCAAGGACGAGAACGCCGAGGCGATCCAGCCGGGCGGGCCGATCTGCCTCGCCAAATTCACCGATGACCGCCTGCTCCTGGTTGCGGACGCGCTCGCCAAGAGCACCTCGCTCGCGCGCGACGAGCGGCGCGTCGCCGCGGTCTTCGACGTGATCGAGCCGTTCGCGCGGGAGCTCGCCGAGAACGGCCGCACCCCGCGCCGGCGCAAGGGGATCTTGCAGCTCATCGGCAACGCGCTGCTGGTGCAGCAGCGCGTCGCCGGACGTGTCGCGGTGGCCGAGAAACCCGATGTGCTCTGGGAGAAGCCCGAGCTCGACCGCCTCTACGCCCGCCTCGAGGACGAGTACGAGCTGAAAGAGCGCCTCGACACGCTCGAGCGCAAGCTCACGGCCGTGTCGGAGACCGCCAACGCCCTGACCGACATCATCGATACCCAGCGCTCGCTCCGCCTGGAGATCGCAGTGGTGGTCCTGATTTTGATCGAGGTCGCGATGGGGTCCTTCCAGTTGTGGTCGGGGATGCCGCATTAG
- a CDS encoding bifunctional helix-turn-helix transcriptional regulator/GNAT family N-acetyltransferase, protein MAINGIDDQIAAVRAFNRFYTRKLGVLDQHLGQSPFSLSEARVLYELAHRDDIAAKEIGNELGLDPGYLSRIVQSFDEKGLITRRPLPADRRQYQLSLTAKGRQIFAKLNQSSHNEVAAMLAPLSADDATRLTQAMATIEAVLEQCRSQPAAFMLRSHRVGDMGWVISRQGAAYAADYGWDISYEALVAEICAQFIRNYDAAREHCWIAEVDGEPVGSVFLVKASDEVAKLRLLQVEKKARGLGVGRALVEQCIQGARERGYSRMTLWTQSILVAARGIYKSAGFKLVAAEPHRNFGQDLVGETWEMDL, encoded by the coding sequence ATGGCAATCAACGGCATCGACGACCAGATCGCTGCGGTTCGCGCTTTCAACCGCTTTTATACCCGCAAGCTCGGCGTACTCGACCAGCACCTTGGACAGAGCCCGTTCTCGCTCAGCGAGGCCCGCGTGCTCTACGAGCTCGCCCATCGGGATGACATCGCAGCCAAGGAGATCGGCAACGAGCTCGGTCTCGACCCCGGCTATCTCAGCCGCATCGTGCAAAGCTTCGACGAAAAGGGGCTTATCACGCGGAGGCCCCTACCCGCCGATCGCAGGCAATACCAGCTCAGCCTCACCGCCAAGGGTCGCCAGATATTTGCCAAGCTGAATCAGAGCTCGCACAACGAGGTCGCGGCCATGCTGGCTCCGCTTTCGGCCGACGATGCAACGCGGCTGACGCAGGCGATGGCGACCATTGAGGCCGTGCTGGAGCAATGTCGATCCCAGCCTGCGGCTTTCATGCTGCGCAGCCACCGCGTGGGCGACATGGGATGGGTCATCTCGCGACAGGGCGCCGCCTATGCCGCCGACTACGGCTGGGACATCAGCTACGAGGCGCTGGTCGCCGAGATCTGCGCGCAGTTCATCAGGAACTACGACGCCGCGCGCGAGCACTGCTGGATCGCGGAAGTGGACGGCGAGCCCGTCGGCTCGGTCTTTCTGGTCAAGGCCAGTGACGAGGTCGCCAAGCTGCGCCTGTTGCAGGTGGAGAAGAAAGCGCGGGGACTCGGCGTCGGCCGCGCGCTGGTCGAGCAATGCATCCAGGGCGCCCGCGAGAGAGGCTACAGCAGGATGACGCTGTGGACGCAGAGCATCCTCGTCGCTGCCCGCGGCATCTACAAAAGTGCGGGCTTCAAGCTCGTCGCCGCCGAGCCGCATCGCAACTTCGGGCAGGATCTGGTTGGGGAGACCTGGGAAATGGATCTGTAG
- a CDS encoding PA0069 family radical SAM protein, producing the protein MSPASSHALKHPPVKAPSEPAGADSDLPEDFPELGVAIGRARRRGRGAQSNASGRYEAEARVAFDDGWQSLEELPPFKTSVGVDTSRKVITRNDSPDIGFDRSINPYRGCEHGCVYCFARPTHAYLGLSPGLDFESKLFAKPDAPTLLEKELAASSYEPRMIAIGTNTDPYQPIERERKIMRGILEVLERAGHPVGIVTKSALVVRDIDILSRMAKRNLAKVAISVTTLDPKLARTMEPRASTPPKRLEALKQLSEAGIPTTVMVAPVIPALNDSEIERILDAAAHAGVKEAAYVLLRLPLEVRDLFREWLMANYPDRYRHVFTLIRDMRGGRDYDAKWGERMKGTGPMAWTIGRRFEIACDRLGLNKRRSRLTTDHFARPKRNGDQLSLF; encoded by the coding sequence ATGAGTCCAGCATCCTCTCATGCTCTCAAGCACCCGCCGGTCAAGGCGCCCTCCGAGCCGGCGGGTGCGGACTCTGACTTACCGGAGGACTTTCCAGAACTTGGCGTCGCCATCGGCCGCGCGCGCCGGCGCGGGCGGGGTGCGCAGTCCAACGCCAGCGGCCGTTACGAGGCCGAGGCGCGGGTCGCCTTCGACGATGGCTGGCAGAGTCTCGAGGAGCTGCCGCCGTTCAAGACCAGCGTCGGCGTCGACACCTCGCGCAAGGTGATCACCCGCAACGATTCCCCCGATATCGGCTTCGACCGCTCGATCAATCCCTATCGCGGCTGCGAGCACGGCTGCGTTTATTGCTTCGCGCGGCCGACCCACGCCTATCTCGGCCTGTCGCCCGGGCTCGACTTCGAGTCGAAACTGTTCGCCAAGCCCGATGCGCCGACGCTGCTCGAGAAGGAGCTCGCCGCGTCCAGCTATGAGCCGCGCATGATTGCGATCGGCACCAACACCGATCCCTATCAGCCGATCGAGCGCGAGCGGAAGATCATGCGAGGCATCCTCGAAGTGCTGGAGCGCGCCGGCCATCCCGTCGGCATCGTCACCAAATCGGCGCTGGTAGTGCGCGATATCGACATTCTTTCGCGGATGGCCAAGCGCAATCTCGCCAAGGTCGCCATCTCCGTCACTACGCTCGATCCGAAGCTCGCACGCACCATGGAGCCGCGCGCCTCGACGCCGCCGAAGCGGCTGGAGGCGCTGAAGCAGCTCTCTGAGGCCGGCATTCCGACGACGGTGATGGTCGCGCCGGTGATCCCCGCGCTGAACGATTCCGAGATCGAGCGCATCCTCGATGCCGCCGCCCATGCCGGGGTCAAGGAAGCTGCTTACGTGCTGCTGCGGCTGCCGCTGGAGGTGCGCGATCTCTTCCGCGAATGGCTGATGGCGAACTATCCGGATCGCTATCGGCACGTCTTCACGCTGATCCGCGACATGCGCGGCGGCCGCGACTACGATGCGAAATGGGGCGAGCGGATGAAGGGAACCGGCCCAATGGCCTGGACCATCGGCCGCCGCTTCGAGATCGCCTGCGACAGGCTCGGCCTCAACAAGCGCCGCTCCAGGCTGACGACGGATCACTTCGCGCGGCCGAAGCGGAACGGTGATCAGCTCAGCCTGTTCTGA
- a CDS encoding acetate/propionate family kinase, translated as MSDMVLVLNAGSSSIKFGLFELTAAGPALLCNGLVDEHEAMPRLMVKSPAGEDLFEKRRDASDTDGGHLFADVLAFIEERFGARRLRAVGHRIVHGGPDYSGPVVLTDEVYARLEALTPLAPLHQPRCLESVRTIQAIQPDLVQIACFDTAFHHSLSPTARRFAIPRQFEQRGIRRYGFHGLSFEYIARRLAEIAPELVAKRTVIAHLGNGASLCALRDGSSVDTTMGLTPLDGLVMGTRCGTIDPGVLLYVQQHENMSVEQVQHLLYHESGLLGVSGLSADMRTLLASGTAAAREAIGLFVLRAAQEIAMMATTLGGLDCLVFTGGIGEHAKEIRSAIGERLGWLGVRIDAAANDAARERIGWGDGAVEVYIVPTNEELAIARHCAAVLQGMEISSD; from the coding sequence ATGTCGGACATGGTCCTTGTCCTCAACGCGGGATCGTCGAGCATCAAGTTCGGCCTGTTCGAGCTGACGGCCGCCGGCCCTGCCCTGCTCTGCAACGGCCTGGTCGACGAGCACGAGGCAATGCCCCGGCTCATGGTGAAAAGTCCCGCAGGCGAGGATCTATTCGAGAAGCGGAGGGATGCGTCAGATACGGACGGCGGTCATCTGTTCGCCGACGTGCTGGCGTTCATCGAGGAGCGTTTCGGGGCGCGCCGCCTGCGCGCGGTCGGTCACCGCATCGTCCACGGCGGACCGGACTATTCCGGACCGGTCGTCCTGACGGACGAGGTCTACGCAAGGCTGGAGGCGCTGACGCCGCTGGCTCCGTTGCACCAGCCGCGCTGTCTGGAGTCCGTCCGCACCATCCAGGCGATCCAGCCGGATCTGGTGCAAATCGCGTGCTTCGACACCGCCTTCCACCACAGCCTGTCGCCGACGGCGCGCCGTTTCGCGATTCCCAGGCAATTCGAGCAGCGCGGCATCCGACGCTACGGCTTCCACGGCCTCTCCTTCGAATACATCGCCAGGCGCCTCGCCGAGATCGCGCCTGAGCTTGTTGCAAAGCGCACGGTCATCGCCCATCTCGGCAATGGCGCGAGCCTGTGCGCCCTGCGCGATGGAAGCAGCGTCGACACCACGATGGGACTGACGCCGCTCGACGGCCTCGTGATGGGCACGCGCTGCGGCACGATCGATCCCGGCGTGCTGCTCTATGTGCAACAGCACGAGAACATGTCCGTCGAGCAGGTCCAGCACCTGCTCTATCACGAGTCCGGCCTGCTCGGCGTCTCCGGTCTCTCCGCGGACATGCGCACGCTGCTCGCGAGCGGCACGGCCGCGGCGCGCGAAGCAATCGGTCTCTTCGTCCTCCGCGCGGCGCAAGAGATCGCGATGATGGCGACCACGCTCGGTGGACTGGACTGCCTGGTCTTCACCGGCGGCATCGGCGAGCATGCCAAGGAGATCCGTAGCGCGATCGGTGAGCGTCTTGGCTGGCTCGGCGTGCGGATAGATGCTGCTGCAAATGATGCCGCGCGCGAACGGATCGGCTGGGGCGATGGCGCTGTTGAGGTGTACATCGTTCCGACGAATGAGGAGCTGGCGATCGCGCGGCATTGCGCGGCGGTGCTGCAAGGGATGGAGATCTCGTCCGATTAG
- a CDS encoding glycosyl transferase has product MLSVIIPTEGVEQTAVATLAALVPGAAAGIIREVLLVDGAGNGVIERVADVAGCRFIGIEPSSQASAFAAGARQARSPWLMFLPAGAVLETGWIEETTQFIQAVSASGRDRAAVFRYARSPYADTGVRDVLRAVARKLVGPLGDQGLLIARDHYDRLGGYPPQARRAEARLLRRVGRSSRTMLRSRIVMAG; this is encoded by the coding sequence ATGCTGAGCGTCATCATTCCGACCGAGGGTGTCGAGCAGACGGCAGTCGCAACGCTGGCCGCGCTCGTTCCCGGCGCGGCTGCCGGCATCATCCGGGAAGTGCTCCTGGTCGATGGCGCCGGTAACGGCGTCATCGAACGCGTCGCCGACGTTGCCGGTTGCCGTTTCATCGGCATCGAGCCTTCCTCCCAAGCTTCCGCCTTCGCCGCCGGCGCACGCCAGGCTCGCTCGCCGTGGCTGATGTTCCTGCCGGCCGGCGCTGTGCTGGAGACCGGCTGGATCGAGGAGACCACCCAGTTCATCCAGGCCGTATCCGCGAGCGGGCGGGATCGCGCGGCGGTGTTTCGCTATGCGCGCTCACCTTATGCCGACACCGGAGTCCGCGACGTCCTTCGCGCCGTGGCCCGCAAGCTCGTGGGCCCGCTCGGCGATCAGGGGCTTTTGATCGCGCGCGATCATTATGATCGGCTCGGCGGATACCCGCCGCAGGCCCGCCGCGCCGAGGCACGGCTGCTCCGCCGGGTCGGGCGCTCGTCCCGCACCATGCTGCGCAGCCGGATCGTCATGGCCGGGTGA